In a single window of the Mucilaginibacter defluvii genome:
- a CDS encoding murein L,D-transpeptidase catalytic domain family protein encodes MRKYFLWATCSLLVVFSIAFISWSPASNVKKVSTVNVASAKKHAASLSELYGQYVTDIYNTAQLQLTGMDALVFQKAITGYINLKMAHKLPENSNVITVVDFNKSSREKRMWIIDLAAKKLLLNTWVSHGQGSGDDMANAFSNTEHSHQSSLGFYVTDDVYLGKHGRSLRLNGMDVGFNSNARQRAIVVHAADYVSQASINQLGRLGRSHGCPAVSPEVCATVINTIKGQNMLYIAGNDSRYTSKYLNEGVAENFLFPAAQVAKVL; translated from the coding sequence ATGAGAAAATATTTTTTGTGGGCAACGTGCAGTCTCTTAGTCGTGTTTTCAATAGCTTTTATCAGTTGGAGCCCTGCTTCAAACGTTAAAAAAGTTAGTACCGTTAATGTTGCCTCAGCTAAAAAACACGCTGCTTCGCTTAGCGAATTATACGGACAGTATGTTACCGATATTTACAATACCGCGCAGCTACAGCTTACCGGTATGGATGCCCTTGTTTTTCAAAAAGCTATAACAGGTTATATCAATCTTAAAATGGCACACAAGCTACCTGAAAACAGTAATGTGATCACCGTGGTTGATTTCAATAAATCGAGCCGTGAAAAACGTATGTGGATTATTGACCTGGCAGCAAAAAAGTTGTTGTTGAACACGTGGGTATCGCATGGGCAGGGTAGTGGTGATGATATGGCAAACGCTTTTTCAAACACCGAACATTCGCACCAAAGCAGCCTTGGCTTTTATGTAACCGATGATGTTTATTTAGGTAAACATGGCCGTTCACTACGTTTAAATGGCATGGATGTCGGTTTTAACAGCAACGCTCGCCAGCGGGCCATTGTAGTACACGCGGCTGATTATGTTAGTCAGGCTTCCATTAATCAATTAGGCAGGTTAGGCCGCAGCCACGGTTGCCCGGCAGTATCACCCGAGGTTTGCGCTACCGTTATTAATACCATCAAAGGGCAAAATATGCTATACATTGCCGGTAACGATAGCCGTTATACCTCTAAGTACCTTAATGAGGGCGTAGCCGAAAACTTTTTGTTCCCCGCTGCACAAGTTGCTAAAGTCTTATAA
- a CDS encoding nitroreductase: MDNNTFSTISTVIKTRRTIKPAMMNGQKIPNGHIAAILELADWAPTHAFTEPWRFVIYEDPAVFCKQHAELYKTHTPAENFKEATYTNLQNIGNNASHLVIAIMKRGSNPNIPALEEVAAASAAIQNILLAATSLNIASFWSTGGMTLKPAMKDFLELGEEDAVLGLLYLGHTDNQPEGRRTTPLEAKVKWVK, encoded by the coding sequence ATGGATAATAACACGTTTTCAACCATATCAACCGTAATTAAAACCCGCCGTACCATTAAGCCGGCTATGATGAACGGTCAGAAAATTCCTAACGGGCACATTGCCGCTATACTTGAACTAGCTGACTGGGCACCGACCCACGCTTTTACCGAGCCTTGGCGCTTTGTAATCTATGAAGATCCGGCTGTTTTTTGTAAGCAACACGCGGAATTGTACAAAACGCATACACCTGCCGAAAATTTTAAGGAGGCTACTTATACCAACCTGCAAAATATAGGCAACAATGCTTCGCATCTGGTTATCGCTATTATGAAACGCGGTAGCAACCCTAATATTCCCGCTTTAGAGGAAGTGGCAGCGGCATCAGCGGCTATACAAAACATACTATTGGCAGCAACATCATTAAATATCGCTTCGTTTTGGAGCACTGGCGGCATGACCTTGAAACCTGCAATGAAGGACTTTTTAGAGCTTGGTGAGGAAGATGCCGTACTTGGTCTGCTTTACCTAGGCCACACGGATAACCAACCCGAAGGCCGCCGTACAACACCACTTGAGGCAAAAGTTAAGTGGGTTAAATAA
- a CDS encoding porin family protein — translation MKFLFNIMLAFICLYSSASAQTKNSNEFGIQFGMNASRLNSDVTNKTHYKVGFNAGVSIDHYFSESWSVKAKVLYDQKSWEGLSLLMKGVLYNAQYDLNYLTVPILANWHFGRTKNWYLNLGPYTSILLNVEEVGSDRDVKSGLNNIDLGLDLGIGFKIPVSNKAKLFFELNGEKGLTDVAKEGSGPAFQNNVSSISIGLSF, via the coding sequence ATGAAATTTCTTTTTAACATAATGCTGGCATTTATATGCCTTTACTCATCTGCGTCTGCACAAACAAAAAATTCTAATGAATTTGGCATTCAGTTTGGTATGAATGCGTCACGCTTGAATTCCGACGTTACAAATAAAACGCATTATAAAGTTGGTTTTAACGCGGGCGTTTCAATAGATCATTATTTTTCTGAAAGCTGGAGTGTTAAGGCGAAGGTTCTATATGATCAAAAAAGTTGGGAAGGCTTATCTTTATTAATGAAGGGCGTTTTGTATAACGCCCAATATGATTTAAATTATTTAACCGTTCCGATTTTAGCCAATTGGCACTTTGGCCGTACCAAAAATTGGTATCTGAATCTTGGTCCTTATACAAGTATATTATTAAATGTTGAGGAAGTAGGATCTGACAGGGATGTTAAATCCGGATTAAACAATATCGATCTTGGTCTTGACTTAGGTATCGGCTTTAAAATTCCGGTTTCAAATAAAGCCAAACTCTTTTTTGAACTTAATGGTGAAAAAGGATTAACCGATGTTGCTAAGGAGGGTTCAGGTCCAGCATTTCAAAACAACGTTTCGAGCATTAGTATCGGGTTGAGTTTTTAA
- a CDS encoding porin family protein → MTKFCKVVLALVCLYTTASAQTKNTNEFGVQIGLNAATVNADGMTNSNYRVGFNAGVSIDHYFSESWSLKAKLLYDQKGWDRGYLATPEDTYYTNYRLNYLTIPVLANWHFGRTKNWYLNFGPYTSILLSASETEGGMDLKPFMSGAEFGLDLGIGVKIPASDKLKFFIELNGQGGITDVFKDNTGSAIRSTVSSINVGINF, encoded by the coding sequence ATGACTAAATTTTGCAAAGTTGTGTTGGCACTGGTGTGCCTTTACACAACTGCCTCCGCGCAAACAAAAAACACTAACGAATTTGGTGTTCAAATTGGCCTGAACGCTGCAACGGTAAATGCTGATGGTATGACCAATAGCAATTACAGAGTAGGCTTTAATGCTGGCGTATCAATTGATCATTACTTCTCAGAAAGCTGGAGCCTCAAAGCTAAGCTGCTTTACGATCAAAAAGGATGGGACAGGGGTTATTTGGCTACGCCGGAAGATACTTATTATACCAACTATCGGTTGAATTATTTGACTATCCCGGTTTTGGCTAACTGGCACTTCGGCCGTACAAAAAATTGGTACCTGAACTTTGGCCCTTACACAAGTATTTTGCTCAGCGCATCAGAAACCGAAGGTGGTATGGATCTTAAACCGTTTATGAGCGGCGCCGAATTTGGGCTTGATCTGGGCATCGGGGTAAAAATACCTGCCAGTGACAAGTTGAAATTTTTTATCGAATTGAACGGGCAAGGCGGTATCACTGATGTGTTTAAGGATAACACAGGTTCTGCAATACGCAGCACGGTATCAAGCATCAACGTTGGTATCAACTTTTAA
- a CDS encoding alpha-ketoacid dehydrogenase subunit alpha/beta: MSKTALYTAGNDDAVELSFDDFKKIVINDYRIAFESRQASLLGRREVLTGKAKFGIFGDGKEVAQIAMAKAFRNGDWRAGYYRDQTFMFATGMSNLKEFFAQLYAHPDIEKEPASGGRQMNCHYATRFVNKDGSWINQVENMNCSSDMSTTGGHLPRLLGLAYASKLYRQNQELHQYSNFSLSGNEVAFGTIGNGSTSEGLFFETFNAGGVLQVPMAISVWDDAYAISVPASLQTTKEDISEALQGFQREKGTNGYEIFKVRGWDYVALCETYQYAIRICREQHVPVLIHVTEMTQPQGHSTSGSHERYKSKERLAWEEEYDCLKQMRKWMAETAIATAEQLDELEAAAKKHVRDCQREAWNEFNAEINTEMDEAVKLIDQLAQSSSARTELFDVINHLRAEVDPGRKDMTTAIRRALRLTLNEQLAERAPLLKWIEEETARNSERYNSKLFSNTPYSPLKVDFVAPEYADDAKLIDGREVLNACFDANFERDARIVAFGEDVGAIGDVNQGFAGLQSKYGDLRITDTGIRESTIIGQGIGLAMRGLKPIAEIQYMDYLLYALNVLSDDLASLSYRTAGGQKAPVIVRTRGHRLEGIWHSGSPMGMILHSMRGLHICVPRNMTQAAGMYNTLLRGDEPALVVESLNGYRLKERLPANIGEFTVPLGKAEVLHEGTDITVVSYGSTLRVVQEALPELRKLGVSVELIDPQTLYPFDLDHACGKSLQKTNKLLVVDEDLPGAASAYILQQILENQKGYYYLDGQPKTLTAKEHRPPYGSDGDYFTKPNVDDVIEAVYAMVSESNPNKFPPIF; the protein is encoded by the coding sequence ATGTCAAAAACTGCCCTCTATACCGCCGGAAATGATGATGCTGTCGAGCTCAGTTTTGATGATTTTAAAAAGATCGTCATTAATGATTACCGTATAGCTTTTGAAAGCAGGCAGGCGAGTTTGCTTGGTCGCCGCGAAGTGCTTACGGGCAAGGCTAAGTTTGGCATATTTGGCGATGGTAAAGAAGTGGCACAGATAGCCATGGCCAAAGCCTTCCGTAATGGCGACTGGCGCGCGGGCTATTATCGCGATCAAACCTTCATGTTCGCTACGGGCATGAGTAATCTTAAAGAATTCTTCGCGCAGTTATACGCTCATCCAGACATTGAAAAAGAACCCGCGTCAGGCGGCAGGCAAATGAACTGCCACTACGCCACCCGTTTTGTAAATAAGGATGGCTCATGGATAAACCAGGTAGAGAACATGAATTGCTCGTCAGACATGTCGACCACAGGGGGGCATCTGCCGCGTCTATTGGGGCTGGCTTACGCTTCAAAGCTATATCGCCAAAACCAGGAACTGCATCAGTACAGTAATTTCTCTTTATCAGGTAACGAAGTAGCTTTTGGCACTATAGGTAACGGCTCAACTTCCGAAGGTCTGTTTTTTGAAACTTTCAATGCGGGTGGCGTACTTCAGGTGCCTATGGCTATTTCTGTTTGGGATGATGCTTACGCTATTTCTGTACCAGCAAGCCTGCAAACCACCAAAGAAGATATCTCTGAAGCTTTACAAGGCTTTCAGCGTGAAAAGGGAACTAACGGCTACGAGATATTTAAAGTGCGTGGATGGGATTATGTAGCCCTTTGCGAAACGTATCAGTACGCTATCCGCATTTGCCGGGAGCAGCATGTTCCCGTATTGATACATGTTACGGAGATGACGCAGCCACAGGGGCATTCCACATCAGGCTCGCACGAGCGTTATAAATCAAAGGAGCGCCTGGCCTGGGAAGAAGAGTACGACTGCCTGAAGCAAATGCGTAAGTGGATGGCAGAGACTGCCATTGCCACTGCCGAACAATTAGACGAGCTGGAAGCCGCGGCTAAAAAGCATGTTCGCGATTGCCAGCGTGAAGCCTGGAATGAGTTTAATGCCGAGATCAATACTGAAATGGATGAAGCCGTAAAACTGATTGATCAGCTAGCACAAAGCTCGTCGGCCCGGACAGAATTATTTGACGTTATCAATCATTTACGTGCGGAGGTTGATCCCGGGCGTAAAGATATGACGACTGCTATACGCAGGGCACTACGCTTAACCCTGAATGAACAATTGGCTGAACGTGCGCCTCTGCTTAAATGGATTGAGGAAGAAACCGCCAGGAACAGTGAGCGCTATAATTCTAAACTATTTTCAAACACGCCATATTCACCGCTAAAGGTTGATTTTGTGGCACCCGAGTATGCCGACGATGCTAAATTGATTGATGGGCGCGAGGTACTTAACGCCTGCTTTGATGCCAACTTTGAACGCGACGCGCGCATAGTGGCCTTTGGTGAGGATGTTGGCGCTATCGGGGATGTTAACCAGGGCTTTGCCGGCCTGCAAAGCAAATACGGCGATCTGCGGATTACAGATACCGGGATTCGAGAATCGACTATTATAGGGCAGGGTATAGGGCTAGCCATGCGCGGTTTAAAGCCAATTGCCGAAATACAGTATATGGATTACCTGTTGTATGCCCTGAACGTGTTGAGCGATGATTTGGCAAGTTTAAGTTACCGCACCGCTGGTGGACAAAAAGCACCAGTAATTGTGCGTACCCGCGGCCACCGGCTGGAAGGAATATGGCATTCAGGCTCACCAATGGGCATGATACTACACTCCATGCGGGGCCTGCATATCTGCGTTCCGCGTAACATGACGCAGGCAGCCGGTATGTACAACACCTTGCTGCGCGGCGATGAGCCTGCCTTGGTGGTTGAAAGCCTTAACGGTTATCGCCTTAAAGAAAGATTACCGGCTAATATTGGCGAGTTTACCGTGCCGCTTGGCAAAGCTGAAGTATTGCATGAGGGTACGGATATTACCGTTGTATCATACGGCTCAACGCTGCGTGTGGTGCAGGAAGCATTGCCCGAGCTACGAAAACTTGGTGTAAGTGTGGAATTGATAGATCCGCAAACGCTTTATCCTTTTGATCTGGACCATGCATGCGGTAAATCTTTGCAAAAAACTAACAAATTGCTGGTGGTTGATGAGGATTTGCCGGGAGCTGCCTCCGCTTATATTCTACAACAGATACTGGAGAATCAAAAGGGATATTATTATCTTGATGGGCAACCCAAAACGCTGACCGCCAAAGAGCACCGACCGCCTTACGGCTCGGATGGCGACTACTTTACAAAACCAAACGTTGATGATGTGATTGAAGCGGTATATGCCATGGTGAGCGAAAGTAACCCAAATAAATTTCCGCCGATATTTTAA
- a CDS encoding DUF1573 domain-containing protein: MKKLLLICAIVFGFALTASAQDTKPEFKFVEEKHDFGKIAQGTPVSTVFVFTNVGQEPLILADVRPTCGCTIADFTKTPVKKGEKGNIKVTYNAAAVSPFSKTIVVTSNAKTPQKNLIIVGEVVAKDAKTTTR; the protein is encoded by the coding sequence ATGAAAAAGTTATTACTGATATGCGCCATTGTATTTGGCTTTGCCTTAACAGCTTCCGCGCAGGACACTAAACCTGAATTTAAATTTGTTGAGGAAAAACACGATTTCGGCAAAATTGCTCAGGGCACCCCTGTTTCTACTGTATTTGTGTTTACCAATGTAGGCCAGGAGCCACTTATCCTCGCTGATGTTAGGCCGACATGCGGCTGTACCATTGCTGATTTCACTAAAACGCCTGTTAAAAAAGGCGAAAAAGGAAATATTAAAGTAACTTACAATGCGGCTGCGGTATCTCCGTTCAGCAAAACAATTGTAGTAACTTCAAATGCTAAAACCCCACAAAAGAATTTAATTATTGTGGGCGAGGTTGTAGCCAAAGATGCTAAAACAACAACCCGATAA
- the guaB gene encoding IMP dehydrogenase: protein MQPDSSKFVAEGLTYDDVLLLPAYSEILPREVDTSSYLTKKIKLNVPLVSAAMDTVTEAQLAIAIAQAGGLGMLHKNMSIQRQADEVRKVKRSESGMIQDPVTLNENALLADAFKIMREFRIGGIPVVSDKGELKGIITNRDLRFEKDANKKVEDVMTKSNLITAPKGTTLIQAEEILQQHKIEKLPVVDENNVLIGLITFKDIQKFKNYPNACKDEHGRLRVGAAVGVTADTMDRVDALVKAGVDVIAIDTAHGHSKGVIDKLKEVKAKYPDLQVIAGNIATGDAAKALADAGADAVKVGIGPGSICTTRIIAGVGVPQLYAVYECAKALEGTGVPVIADGGIKHTGDIAKAIAAGASSIMAGSLFAGVEESPGESIIYEGRRFKSYRGMGSIEAMEQGSKDRYFQDVEDDIKKLVPEGIVGRVPYKGTLAEIVYQYVGGLRASMGYCGAKDIPTLQKAKFVRITASGIRESHPHDITITKEAPNYTR from the coding sequence ATGCAGCCAGACTCCTCAAAATTTGTCGCCGAAGGTTTAACGTATGATGATGTATTGCTGTTACCGGCATATTCAGAAATACTGCCCCGCGAAGTTGACACATCCTCTTATCTTACTAAAAAAATAAAGCTGAACGTGCCGTTGGTTTCCGCCGCTATGGATACGGTTACTGAGGCACAATTGGCCATTGCCATCGCGCAGGCGGGCGGCTTAGGTATGCTCCATAAAAACATGAGCATACAGCGCCAGGCCGATGAGGTGCGCAAGGTAAAACGCTCAGAAAGCGGGATGATACAGGATCCGGTTACGTTGAACGAGAACGCTTTGTTAGCTGATGCTTTCAAAATTATGCGTGAGTTTCGTATCGGTGGTATACCGGTAGTGAGTGACAAAGGCGAACTAAAAGGCATCATCACCAACCGCGACCTGCGTTTTGAAAAGGACGCTAATAAAAAAGTTGAAGATGTAATGACCAAAAGCAACTTGATCACCGCGCCAAAAGGCACTACGCTGATCCAGGCTGAAGAAATATTGCAACAGCATAAAATTGAGAAGCTACCTGTGGTCGACGAAAATAATGTGCTGATCGGTTTGATTACCTTTAAGGATATTCAAAAATTCAAAAATTACCCTAATGCCTGTAAGGATGAGCATGGCCGCCTGCGTGTTGGCGCTGCGGTAGGGGTAACGGCTGATACTATGGACCGTGTGGACGCACTGGTTAAAGCCGGTGTTGACGTTATTGCTATTGACACGGCTCACGGCCACTCAAAAGGAGTTATTGATAAATTGAAGGAAGTTAAAGCTAAATATCCCGATCTGCAGGTGATAGCCGGTAACATTGCCACCGGCGATGCCGCCAAAGCCCTTGCTGATGCCGGAGCTGACGCTGTCAAAGTGGGTATAGGCCCGGGTTCTATCTGTACTACCCGTATCATAGCCGGTGTAGGTGTACCACAATTATACGCGGTTTACGAGTGTGCCAAAGCCCTTGAGGGTACAGGTGTACCGGTAATTGCCGATGGTGGTATTAAGCATACCGGCGATATTGCCAAAGCTATTGCAGCCGGTGCAAGTTCTATCATGGCAGGTTCGTTGTTTGCCGGTGTTGAGGAGTCGCCGGGCGAAAGCATTATCTACGAAGGCCGCCGCTTTAAATCATACCGTGGTATGGGCTCAATAGAGGCCATGGAGCAGGGTTCAAAGGATCGTTATTTTCAGGATGTTGAGGATGATATTAAAAAACTGGTGCCTGAGGGTATTGTAGGCCGAGTGCCATATAAAGGTACCCTGGCCGAAATAGTTTACCAATATGTAGGCGGTTTACGTGCCAGCATGGGTTACTGCGGCGCTAAGGATATCCCGACGCTGCAAAAAGCTAAATTTGTACGTATCACAGCTTCCGGTATCCGCGAATCGCATCCACACGATATAACCATCACTAAAGAAGCACCAAACTATACCCGTTAA
- a CDS encoding pitrilysin family protein, whose amino-acid sequence MAIDRTIAPEFKAINDISLIEPQHIKLANGCNVFCFSSSGQELLRMEWFFGNLRFNKAKPLLNQATMALLTEGTHNYTSTQIADKIDFYGAFLQAEYGFDHSQVTLFSLNKHLSETLPMVKEVLTNAIFPQKEVETYVRNQQQKLQVSLQKNDVVARRVFNKALNGDTIYGFAAEAADYQALDRADLLEHYKHMFRPDNCTLIIAGKIEDQALEMINDLFGKSWENIGDKPDTTQPEVVRNAEHFYYVEKADALQSAIRLGVPAVNRTHPDFPALQVLNTVLGGYFGSRLMANIREDKGYTYGIGSGISSLKHSATWFIASEVGADVCKAAVAEVEKELNLLKTELIGDDELALVKNYMLGSLLGSLENIFSHADKFKNVYFAGLGLDYYKRYTETVKSVTAESLQELAGQYLNFDNFYKVIVGKY is encoded by the coding sequence ATGGCGATAGATAGAACAATAGCGCCCGAATTTAAGGCGATAAATGATATAAGTTTGATAGAGCCGCAGCACATTAAGCTGGCTAACGGCTGTAATGTATTTTGCTTTTCCAGCAGCGGTCAGGAACTGCTGCGTATGGAATGGTTTTTTGGCAACCTGCGTTTTAACAAAGCCAAGCCCTTGCTTAATCAGGCCACAATGGCTTTATTAACCGAGGGTACACATAACTATACCTCTACGCAAATTGCTGATAAGATAGATTTTTACGGAGCTTTTTTGCAGGCCGAGTATGGTTTTGATCATTCGCAGGTTACGCTATTTAGCCTTAACAAGCATTTAAGCGAAACCTTGCCGATGGTGAAAGAAGTGCTTACTAACGCCATCTTTCCGCAAAAAGAGGTGGAGACCTATGTGCGTAATCAGCAGCAAAAATTGCAGGTAAGTCTGCAAAAAAATGATGTAGTTGCCCGGCGTGTATTCAATAAAGCATTAAACGGCGATACCATTTATGGCTTTGCCGCCGAGGCCGCGGATTACCAGGCGCTTGACCGAGCCGATCTGCTGGAGCATTACAAACACATGTTCCGCCCGGATAATTGCACGCTGATTATCGCCGGTAAAATAGAGGACCAGGCGCTTGAAATGATCAATGATCTGTTTGGCAAAAGCTGGGAGAACATCGGCGATAAGCCCGATACCACCCAGCCCGAAGTAGTGCGCAACGCGGAGCATTTTTATTACGTTGAAAAAGCGGACGCGCTGCAATCGGCCATACGTTTGGGCGTACCGGCAGTTAACCGCACCCATCCCGATTTCCCGGCTTTGCAGGTGTTGAATACAGTATTAGGTGGTTATTTTGGTTCGAGGCTTATGGCTAATATCCGCGAGGACAAAGGTTATACTTATGGTATCGGCTCGGGCATAAGTTCTTTAAAGCATAGCGCAACCTGGTTCATCGCATCCGAAGTAGGCGCCGATGTGTGCAAGGCGGCTGTTGCCGAAGTAGAGAAGGAACTCAATTTGCTTAAAACAGAACTGATAGGCGACGATGAACTGGCATTAGTGAAAAACTACATGCTTGGCTCGTTGCTGGGTAGCCTTGAAAATATATTCTCGCATGCGGATAAATTCAAGAACGTTTACTTTGCCGGTTTAGGCCTCGATTATTATAAGCGTTATACCGAAACCGTAAAAAGTGTTACTGCCGAAAGCTTACAAGAACTGGCTGGTCAATACCTTAATTTCGATAATTTTTACAAGGTTATTGTAGGGAAGTATTGA
- a CDS encoding pitrilysin family protein, which translates to MVKFNRFTLSNGLRVIVHEDNTTPMAVVNILFDVGARDENPEQTGFAHLFEHLMFGGSVNIPVYDEPLQRVGGENNAFTSNDITNYYITLPSANLETAFWLESDRMLSLAFSDKSLEVQRNVVIEEFKQRYLNQPYGDVWLKLRPLVYREHPYRWATIGQEIAHIADAKMDDVKAFFKKHYNPQNAIMVVGGDVTTEQVKQLAEKWFGPIPAGEKYHRNLPVEPEQHEVRRETVTAKVPLNDVYIAFQMCGRLDEGFHAAELTSDVLSRGNSSRLYRSLVKEKQLFSEVHAYITGSLDKGMFIVEGKPLENITIEAAEAAIWQELERIKTEDIPADELTKVKNKTESTMVFSEMALLEKAMNLAWFELLGDAEMLNQETDKFLAVTPQQIKEQANLIFRKDNSSTLVYLAEKSVLSEQVAVDSEQ; encoded by the coding sequence ATGGTTAAATTCAACCGTTTTACACTGAGCAATGGCCTGCGGGTTATTGTTCATGAAGATAACACTACGCCTATGGCCGTGGTTAATATATTATTCGATGTTGGCGCACGCGACGAAAACCCCGAACAAACCGGCTTTGCACACCTTTTTGAGCACCTGATGTTTGGCGGCTCGGTAAACATACCGGTTTACGATGAGCCCCTGCAACGTGTAGGCGGCGAAAACAACGCCTTTACCAGCAACGATATTACCAACTATTATATCACCCTGCCATCAGCTAATTTAGAAACTGCTTTTTGGCTGGAGAGTGACCGTATGCTCAGCCTCGCTTTTAGCGATAAAAGCCTCGAGGTACAGCGTAACGTGGTGATCGAGGAATTTAAACAACGCTACCTGAACCAGCCTTACGGCGATGTTTGGTTAAAGCTGCGCCCATTGGTTTACAGAGAGCACCCTTACCGTTGGGCTACCATAGGACAGGAGATAGCCCACATTGCCGATGCGAAAATGGACGATGTAAAGGCTTTTTTCAAGAAGCATTACAATCCGCAAAACGCCATTATGGTGGTGGGAGGCGATGTAACTACCGAGCAGGTGAAACAACTTGCTGAAAAATGGTTCGGGCCGATACCTGCAGGTGAAAAATACCATCGTAACCTGCCTGTTGAGCCGGAACAGCATGAGGTCCGCCGCGAAACGGTTACGGCCAAAGTGCCGCTGAATGATGTGTACATCGCTTTTCAGATGTGTGGAAGGTTAGATGAGGGTTTTCATGCGGCCGAATTGACTTCGGATGTGTTATCCCGGGGTAATTCGTCGAGGCTTTACCGTAGCTTGGTGAAGGAAAAGCAATTATTTAGCGAGGTGCACGCTTATATAACGGGCAGCCTTGACAAGGGCATGTTTATAGTAGAGGGTAAGCCTTTGGAGAACATTACCATTGAAGCCGCTGAGGCGGCTATATGGCAGGAGCTCGAGCGTATTAAAACAGAAGATATACCCGCTGATGAACTCACCAAAGTGAAGAATAAAACGGAATCGACCATGGTGTTTTCAGAGATGGCATTGCTTGAAAAGGCAATGAACCTGGCCTGGTTTGAATTGCTTGGCGATGCTGAAATGCTGAACCAGGAAACGGACAAGTTTTTAGCCGTAACGCCTCAGCAAATTAAAGAACAGGCTAACCTGATTTTCAGAAAAGATAATTCATCAACCTTGGTTTACCTGGCAGAAAAGTCGGTTTTAAGCGAGCAGGTTGCAGTTGACAGTGAGCAGTAA